Genomic DNA from Electrophorus electricus isolate fEleEle1 chromosome 23, fEleEle1.pri, whole genome shotgun sequence:
GCGTGTATCTGTATGGTGAACTAATGCTTCAAGAAGACGGACGTCAACAGGCTTTAGCACGGCGCTGCCTGGCAGCCATCAAAGATGACATGGACCAATCAGCGCGCAGTGTTGTGGAGGAAATGATCCTGTAATCTGGGAAAAGAGCAGGTGGGGTACCTTTCCAGTGTCGACACTTCCACTTTGCACCCCATTTTCCTACCCCTGTTTTTGTTGCTTGACCTTTTCACCTTTATGGTTCATCGCCAGGGTCAGTTATCTTCTAAACTTGAATGTCATGTTTGGTCAGTGAACACAAACAATTGTATGAGATCACGATTATATCAAAGTCCACAAACAGGTCATTTCATCTCGCCTTACTATGTCAGCACGGTTATAAAGGCAGGGcacatgtgtttttgtaagaCTTGACCAAAGTTTAATTTCCTGGGAAAAAGGAATTTCCTTTACAACACTATTCTTTCAAATCattctaaaaacaaataatcaatGAAAGAAAGGCAACATGTGCAGAAGTGTGTCCCTTGTGCATTGAATCTTAAAATGGGCCATTGTTTCTCCATTTGGTGCTTTAGTGAGAGTGCATGGGCAGTGCCCTGGAGTTCCTGCCTTCCAGCCTGCCTATTCCAGGCTTTTCTAGGAAGCCTGTCAAAATGTGCTTGGAGGACTTGGACTTTCccaatgcatttttcatttttcaaacataaggagtccggggggggggggggtttagaaaaaaagacacttCGTCTTGTGCACCTGGGAGGAATTCCCAGActcttcattttcacattttatgcGCTGCTCCCCGCCGACCTGCAGGGGAGTGCCATATGTTGGCGAGCGTGGGCGGGAGAAGGCGGCAGTAGTGCCTCTCTTTGAAGCAGTCCATCTCCCTGCCCCGTCACGCATCGACGTGATCCGGCTTAGACGAGCGGCCCGTCACGTTGGAACTTGGTCCTAGAAGCCGCTAAATACCCATCAGCCTCCAGGAAGGAAGACTTAAGAGGCCCTGCTGGGCGGACAGATAAATCCACTGGCTGTCCGCAGCCGTTCTCTTCGGCCAAGCTGCTGTGCTTTTATCCACCAACGAGACAGGTTTATGCCCTGGGTGGATGGGGCGGGGCGTGGGTGTACTGCCGGCCGGAGCGCAGATAAATCACGATGTCCAGAGGGGCTCCCGGGCCTCTCGGGTCCTGGAGGCGGCACTTGCTGTGACAGAGGGCCCGTTTGTCACCGCGGCGTGACGCATAGCCCCATCGTTAAGGCGCTCGCCAGGCGCCTTCGAATCACCTCGGCCCCGAGTGTCCGAGCGCGGGACGGCATACGGAGACCCGTGGTGGTGAACGCCACCTGTTTGCACTAAAGGTTTACGAGCACAGACATTTGAGCGGGactagggggtggggggaggtgtctCACCACCAGCGCCATTCTTCATGCTCGGCCAAAAGCAGGTTGAAATAACGCGGGCTCTGTTCCAGAGCTGCTCGGGAATAGAGCCATAGCTACTTTAAATACCGCTCTGTAGAGCTAGCGTGTTGAGCATCGGGGAGGCAGGGATTTCATCCCTGCCGTTACCTCGCGAGGTGAGGGGTCCCAGGGGCGGCCTTCTCTCCGCTCCCCTGTAAGGGTGAGGAGAGCCAGACTGGAGTGAGCCAGGGGCCCCTGCGGCGGGATAACGAAGGACATAGCGACGGCTCAGCCGAGCGTGGCCAGtcgagggggtgggggggagctgCAGGTCTCGCCTTTCATGTCGGGGGCTGTGCGGGTTCCTGGCGTGCTGATTTGTGACTTAAGATAAAAATCACATTGCCAGGGATTACCACACAACCGCCGGCCGACCGGCTGCCATGGCAACCGGAGGCACCGCCGCATCGCGGCTCAgggaaataaaaacagaagacGACGTGATGGTCTCGTCTGAGTGGAGGGAAAAAGCATAGAAAATGCAGAGGAGGAAACTTATTTCTTCCAGTAGAtgaacacacgcatgcacgcacgcacgcacacaaagtTGAGGAAGATTCTCTCACAAAAAGAATCTCTCAGGCCAGGTGCAGAGCTTAGCTGATTGGTGAACAGTGATTGGGCTCTTTGTTCACAGTGGCTAAGTTCTGCACTTGATGAGACCATAacaaagaaaggcagagagagggcaaggagcaggagaCTGTGTTTTCCCTTCCTACAGTGAAGGCTGTGGAGTGTTTATAATTAATCCTCCGACCCCATAGAAGAACTTACTGCCGCTTGGGCGGGAAGGTgagcaaaagagaaagacaaagaaaggagAAACCGAAAAGAGCATGAAGGGGGCCTCAGGAAAGGAAGTTTGGGAGTTTTAACACAATGGTCTCACCTCGTTTTGGAATCCCCAGTTCTTGCTTTCCACATCTCGCTTCTCAGTTCCTCCATCACTTCTCCATCCCTTCCTTGGGTCATATACATCACTTCATGAGCACGCGTCATCGAGTTCACGCATCGAAACCAAACTTCCACTGCGAGTTACCAAGCTACCGCCTCCGTGACGAGCTGGAGCGAGGTTCCGTTCTCTGAGAGCCGCTCCGGCGGTACCCGGTTGCCATGCTCAAAGACGGGTGGATTTGAGCCACAAGCAAACGCCTTAAACGGCCGCTGCAGAGAATCCAGCCCGGTCTGCCGGAGGCCAGAGCAAGATGCGGGAGCCCACGAGCCTGCCGCTCGCTTTCCCACCACACAGCACCGAGATTTATAACCCCCACGACACAGAAACCCAAACGGCCATGCAGAGGCTTGCAGCCAAGTCAGTGCACGCAGGAGGCACtcgtgggggtggggtgggggttctgAGAGACTGGAAACAGGTGGTTCATAGCCTCAGAGAGATCCAAACATCTGCATTACTGGGCTGGGGGGGGATACAGGTCTACTTTTAGCCTGGGTGGTTAAAATAGAGAAGACGGCACTGGAGACAGGAAACACGTTGAGTGTGAGGATGGCTAACGGCCCTTTCTGCCAGAGCTCTGTCTCCTAGGCCATGACAGATGGAGAAGTTAAATATGAAAGCAGGCAGGAGCTGGGCCATAAATGACTATATTTAGCAGCTGTTTAAAGATGCATGGCCATCAAAGGCCAGCACAAATGGAATTAGTTGCACAGGgctgtatttaaaatatcattaaGTGATATTCTGCGGGAAATGGAGTGCTAAGCACACTCAGTGGAAGGGAACGAGACGGCCGCGGCTGCCTGGAGTTgtgcacgcttgtgtgtgtgtgtgtgtgtgtgtgtgtggggggggggggggtgcagagagCCAGATGGACCTGGCCTCCCGTGCCTACTGAGCTGACTACAGTACTGCAGAAACGCTGGCTCAGTTCAGCAGGAACAGGAGTCTGGGCCACGGACCCCCGCAAGCCCGGCGTGCCGCAAGAAGCGCCTTGCAAGCCTGAGACGAGTTTACTCCCGTTTAGAAGAAAACGGCGCCCCTGCTGCTTCTGTCCCTGTGTCCTTAGCAGAAACAAGTCCCTGCCTGTCATTTCATTTGTGTGAAAGCATTTCATGCGTTCCGTTCGCTTCACCCGAAGAACCGGTTTGAGGATTCAGCCGCCAGGTCGGCCGCAGGTGGCTGCCGCACACGGTCCACATtgccttgtgtgtgtctctggcgCAGGGTCCAAGCTCGGCGGGCGGGCCGTCGGCTCAGGGGAAGCCGTAGAGGGAGAGCCCTCGCCTGTAAAGCTGCTCTCAGCCCCCTTCTTCAACAAGGAGCTAGTGCAGCGCATGCAGCACAGTGCACGCAGGACCACCGACGGTGCACTTGGTCATCCAGAAAGATCAGGAAGCTGTGAACTTTGACCAAGTggaactgtttttgtttttgtgtttggaaCTTTTGTACTAGAAATGAATAAAAgggaattgaattgaattgggTTAATGGTGTAGCTTATTGTTGTATAACCCATTCTACTGACATCACAGACCACCCCAGTGGAGAACACGTGATTTACCACTCCCCGTCTCTGAAGCAGATATGTGGAAAGGGTGGGTTACAAGCAAGGCTGGGTGACTCGCGTTTCAGTGCAAAACATGTTAGCTCGGCCCCACACGTTTTTCCTGCAGTCCTACTTAAGGTACAatgagaggtcagaggtcagtatCTGTTACTAGTTACTGGttggaaagaagaaaaaaaaaaaaaaaaaaaccgtcaCGAGGGTGCTGGGATATTTCACCAACATTATTCAAAACATAAGATAAAGTTGTGAAGATATTGTCATGCAACATGTAACTTGTTTTAAAGGATTTTATGGATTTGGGAACTAAAATGTAGTATTCATATGGGTCATTAAACAGAGGTATAACAGGCCTTAGCTGTAGTGTGGCGCTCTACCACACCCTCGAGCCACACTTCAGATCAGGGTGCAGAAAGGCCGGAAGCCAGAGAGAACATAGAGGAAGAGGCCATGCTGGGAGACAGAGCAGCTGGGAGGCCACTAGGGCCTAAATACTTGCAGTCTCCAGATTAAAGCGCGGCCAGATTACAGTATGGATGCAGTCTCCAGATTAAAGCACGGCCAGATTACAGTATGGATGCAGAAAATCTcgttgcctttttttttttttttttttaaagcagaagtACGCAGAGTGTGACAGTCATTTGGAAAATGTGCAACACACCTACTGCACATTTGTCTTAACTGGTTGCTAATAGACTGAAGTCATCATTAGACTCCTGCGAATAGAAGACTTTAATTCTGTTTACCAGCACGGGATCTGAACAGCTTTGTCCCAATCACCAGCACACCATGAACAGTGAGGGGGGTTTATAAAGATGGAAATAAACTGATATTAGTGCACGCTCGTGTCAACATCACATctagcatttaaatatttttagtagAACTCCAATTGTCCAGGAACAAATGTAACGATACATATTGGTTAATGCAGACATGAAACTTGGCAGCATGCTCCGGGAACATCACACCACAGGTATGTGAACTACCATATGGAAGGAAAACTGGACAGATGGTCTGTCACCTACATGAATTCTAACTCTACcataaaaacaatgtatttataTCGCCTACGTGACAGGACGTCCAGGTGCATCACACTTTCAGTTTGCTCGGTGAACAGCAGCTAGCCTGTGGGATATATTAAACCTAGACTTCAGGGTTAGTATAGTGCTTGTGTTGAGCACCAGTATTGTGTAGTaatgggaggagccatgggAATGGCCTTCCACAATGTATATTTGTGATAATACATTTCTGAAccaaaatgtatatacatacgtatatgcgcgcacgcacacacacacacacacacacacacacacacacacaacttgtcTGTTACATCACATATTCTCTACTCACTAAATAAAACCAGCAGCTGGGCTCAGCCTGTAATTGTCATTTCCAAGAGTCGTGTCTTTGCGAGCGAGGCAGGACCAGCCAGGAAAGCTCGTCCTCATAAACAGGCGAGTGCTCCCGTGTTTACGTGCAGCGCGAGATGTGCTCTGGGAGGAGGCTGTCCTGAAGTGCCCTCAGCCTGTCCTGAAGTGCGGCGTCCAGTGCACCACCCCTGCTTAGCCTGTGCCATGCGGAGGCCAGGAGCCACTCGGCCCTGCGCTTGAGCTCGGCCTGTGTCAGCACCTGTCaaaggtgacacacacagacacagacacacacagacacagacacacacacagacacacagagcctcTATATGAGATTAGCTGGAGGATTACGCGGGCATTCCAAAGTGAAGAGAAACATGAGGCTGGAGGCGGAGTCAGCTGTGGAGGCGGGCCTGGTGCACAAGCGTGAGAAGGAAGCCAGCAGTCGGGAGGACGAGTAAGCTGGCGGTCGTaaacttgtttttgttctgtgccGGGGCCAGACACAGAAACGCTCTGGGTTTTATGAGGGGCTGTAAACGTGCGAGAGCGCACACGGTGGCGTGCTCCTCCCCCTCCGCATGCCAACGAGACTCCCACACGGCACAAGCGCGGGCAGCGAGCACACTGGCCTCTGCCCCGGGGGCCGCCCCGCCTCGGGGTCACGTTACTGGGGTCACGCGGACAAAGGGCTGCGGGCGGTCACGCGTCAATGACGCGAACGTGTCAGCGGCAGCCCATTTTACCTTCTGGAGGACTTTGACGGCAGTGCTTGTAAATGCCGGACAAAAGATGGCGAAGCTGAGCAGAAGGCGGAGAAGAAGGTTGGCCGACGTGGCGGAAGACAGCAGCTTGTTCATGGAGGACAGACGCTCTGGAGGAAGAGTGTGGGCGAGGAAGAGGATCCTCATACGACCCCATGCCTCCCTCGCCGCCATCTAGGACGAAGAACAAAAATTACATGGTCCTCAGTCATTTCCCCACCAAAGTAGACTTGGCGCTGTTTAAAAATCCAGTGCCTATGCACGAGTAGTTCAGTCTTGAACTTGTGTGACTGGAGGCCTCACAATCTGCTGAGAACTCTGGTGCCCTCTGTCGGTGGGGTGGTGGTAGAACGTcaagagacagagcagaggctCCGACTGCTCGGCATCTACGGAGACCAGAAGCTCGGCAGCTACGTCGACCCAGTGTCCACGCTGCGCCAGCAAGAACCAGGCCTCGAACAAAGCCCTGCGCTGCCTGCGACAAACACATGGATACATAGTCAGGATGGATGCGACGAGAAAGTCAGGAGAACGCTGACAGAAAGGATCGAGATGGAGGTCCCCCCCCATCCAGCCCTCCCGACATGGCATGCCGAAAGCCGAAACTGCTGGAAAAGTGCTTCACTGCCACGTCCTTCCCATGCAATCCACACATCACTACTTTAAACCTGCTAATAAACAACAGACTTGTATCTGCTCATCTCAAACAGGGCTGGAATTGTATGCAGCTGACAATAACTTGACAGTATATCCCAGACAGATCAGAGCGGTGCACTGAACTAGGGAAGCAGGACGCCGACGAGACCAAAACGAACGCTTCCAAACACTGCCCCTCAGGCTGGTCGTTTCTTAAGCGACATGACAtgtagaaaacaaaactgtagaAATAATACAGACACTAGTACACACCAAAAATACCTCATCAAACATACtgaactatataaatataatacagaCACTAGTACACACCAAAAATACCTCATCAAACATACtgaactatataaatataatacagaCACTAGTACACACCAAAAATACCTCATCAAACATATtgaactatataaatataatacagaCACTAGTACACAACATACCTTATCAAATGTACTGAACTTTGCACTTCCAAaactacatacatacagacatgtacacaaaAACATCTCAGCTTGAAGCAAGAGGTTTTTAGGTAAggatggaagtgtgtgtggtgaatcCTCATCTGGCCTGTTACCTGGGGCTGTCGCCCTTCTCCTCGACCTGGTCTGCCTCCCGTGACATGCTGTGAAGTAACCTCCCAATCCAGGAAACATGCTCCAGCCATGCCTGCCTGGGCACCTCTGCGGACAAGGGGAATGGTGGATTTAGAAGGAGCTGGCAACGTTTACCTATTTCATTAATACTGCTAGAGTAGACGTCAGTGCTCGGTGTTCCACTATCATCCACCGAGGCAGCAGCTGACCAATGAGATGTGCTGGACTGATTCCTCATTAAACATATAAATTCCTCTTGCTCTTTATGCAGAGGTTTCTTGTGGAAAAACCCCGAAAGGCAAAATTGCTGATCCCTGCTGTGTGATTACAAGCCAAAATCCTCCTGAGCCCAGTGAACTGTCGCATTTCCACCGGCCTGTCCTCCAGTGCTCTGGAGGCCAGACTTATTACTCAGTGGATCGGGTAAACAACCAAATCCACTTATCTAAAAGGCTCTTTCAGAAAAACAGTCAGAggcgcgcccccccccccgtctgcTCCGTGATGCACGTATTCCAGTGACGCAAATAAACCCAAACTGGGCAGCATGCACGAAGCGCCTCCGGCCCTGAGCCCTGCCCAGGCAGGGGTGACCGTTGAAATGTTTGGGCTTGGAGAGAATGGAGCTGAGGGGCTAGTGGAGGGAGCAGCGGCCTAGTTGGAAATGGGGCTCAGTGGGCACGCctaaagctgtgtgtgcagcCGGGATAAGACAGCGGGGAGACGGGTGCGAAACAAGGCCGGCCAATCGGGGCCTTAAGAGCTTCGCTGTCCCACCCTGCACTGTGTGCATCAAACACATCTGACGCACTGCAATCCCAGAATAAATATGATGCATTCCTTTCAAGTGTCTTGTGTGACACTGGCTGGTTGTTTCTTGTAGAGGGCTACTTGTCTcactcctcctgctccctcactctcttttatTGCAGGTATGTATATTCTAGGACTGGCTGATGAGCATCATCTCACATGATATCACCAGGTCAGTAATAGTGTTTCCCTGTAGGGACAAATGTGAAATGGGTGTTACctctaaaataaattataagccccagacacacgcacacacgcacacgcacgatGAAACAAGATAAAGAAATTGTTCATATTTTAAAGGCCATCATAGAGAACCAGAAATAGACAGCCAGTGAGTCATTACTGGGTGCTTTAGTGCTCTGATGGCCATGGATGTTCTCGCTGTCAGGAAGGAGACGGAAGGCTAACATTGCAGCAATTTTTCATGAATGCACCAATGGCATCGATCATTTAAAAGAACAAGTTTCATCAAATGTGTGGAGAAGAAAACAGTGGTATCACGAGAAAGCACAGACTTACTTATGTAAAGCATTGTGtgaaactgaaaatgtgtttctgaaCTGAAACTGATTTCAAATACTGAAGGTCACCTTAAATTTGTGGGGTGTTTGGAATGGGAAATTACAGGTCTGAGCAACACAGTGAGTTTAAATAATGTAGACATGTACAGCACTGTTAAATATAGTATCATTTCACACAGCAgttatgtaaatatgttaataaaaaGTCGTCCTCTAAAAAAGATACTGAAAATGGACTATACCATACCTGATGGCTCTGTCAATAAAGGTGTGAGGAGGTTCTGGGGTACGTGAGGGAAAAAAGCTCTCAGTGGAAGTCTTTCCTGaattcaaatacacacagacatacatctCACACCTATTAGAATTATTAGAAAGCTGTTACAGTATTACATTACTTATGTATGTATACGGTATACAAGACATATTAGCCTGTGGCATTGATGTACATTTTCCACTAATAAACAGTAAAGTATCTTGGACACAAGACAATTTTTGTCTTCACAGTAAAGCTTTTAAGGCCATTTGGTCTGATTTATTATCAGCTCTAGTATCATCATTCATTTGCTAATAAAAACGAGAAAATTGTCCTCAGAATGGGCATCCTGGCCTGCCCCCTGGGCAAATGCAGTATCTGCATTATCCCGTGTTGCCGCATAATCCGTTGCTTTTGGAGGATGTGGCTTGTACCTGTTGCTTCTGGGCAGAGTGACTCCGAAGGAAACAGCTGGTGAAAACCTGTATGAGAGCTCCAACAGCCACATTCTCCTCCATCGCCATTAGCACATTtctacatacacacgcacaaatacacagttCAAGTCAAACATCCATTTTAAAACTGCACAACAATATACATGCTCCCTGGTATGACTGTTAGATTTGTAAATTTAAGCAGGTTACCACAATGGTCAAAATGCACGTACATGAAGCCCCACCCACCTGAAAACATCATTCACTATGAGAAAGATGCAGCAATGCTGGGCAGATGCTTTGGGCTGAAAGGGAACAACACTGCAGTGCATTAGTGTCAGAAACTGGGACTGGCATGTCTTCTCAGGCCCACTAGAGGGTAATGTTGAGACAGCAACAAGCACCGTGAGATGTTGGGTTCCAGTTGCTGATCTTCTCACATAAGCTGCTTATAACATTAGAAGCCAAGTTCTTCTTTtctaaaaaaactttttaaacacATAGGTCATCTGTTTCAAATTCACTAAGTTTATAGGAGAGCAAATACACCCAGGCAGCTGTACTGTACTTGCATGCCTGACGCTCAGCATTCTCTCATatttttacaacaaaaaaacaggcttAATTAATACACTGCCATTTTTGTGTTAGCCTTATGGGCAAGGAATGCCttctaacaaaaacaacaaacaatgtttgacacacacccaaaacactATTGCTTCAGAAAAGAATCACATATGTCTGTTCTGTCTTTGATGTAGGGAGAGGAACCAttgaagagagagatagatggtgggtgggtgggtgggtgggtgtgtggggggggggggcaatccGGAGAAGCCTCATTACCCTGTCCTTTGCATTAGAAAGCCTGCTCCACCCTGCCTTCAGGCACTcatctccccacacacaccaccccacacatacacacgcacccacaACCAACCCCTTTCATCCCCCAAAACCAACACGAAGCATCTCAGATATTCCCGTAACCCCAACTATTTGGCGCCTGCCAAGAGACGCCGGTTTGCTGCTCCAATAAAAAGAGACTTGTTGCGGCTCCAGAACACCAGTCGTTCACATCAGGCCTTtatcccagagagagagaacagcacactATGGAGAGGTGATGGAGTCGAACGTGTGCTGCATGAACCCATAAGAATGACAAGCTACTGCACAGATGGCAGCTCAGCCTGGGAGCAGCACTAGACCGAGCCGCAGAGACCAGCTTTCACATGACCCGTTTTCCGTAAAGGTTCAAAAAGGATCCGTGTGCTATCTGACACTCCCAGATTTCTGAATTCTGCATCACGCAGCTCATCCCAGCCCTGAGGTAAGATCAGGAAGGAGCGCGCCCATTCCTCACAAAAGGAAGGTGCCCGTCCACTGCAGAAATCAGGGTTTGACCGCTTGATTTCCTTTATTCGGCTCTCGGGTGGAAAATTCCAACTTAGGCTTTTGCCAACATTGTGGTACATCAGCAGAGGTTCAGCTGAGCCCACGGTCATGTGCAGTCATTTGTACATCTTCTCTCAGAAAGCACATCTTACACTTCAAGGTGCAGTAGGTATTGTTTTATGAAACACGTGGATCTGGCATTAAAACTAACGATGAAAGAGCATTTATCTGCTGACAGTCGACCACTGGCCAGGAGAGTGGTGTagcagcctttaaaaaaaaaaaaaacttcaaagcTGTTAATTAAAGCTTCCTCTTTATTATAAGCTCAGCAAATGGGATCTCAAAGGCGATAAATATGGGGCGTGCGcaaaccttttctttcttgatttctttttaaaatttatttaggTCTGGAGCTTGTTCTGCCTAGTGAAACCAGATGGGATTTTAGTGCCTCTTCCCAGTGCTCTCCCAACACTGCAGGGAGGGTCAGTTACAGCATgcccaaaacatcctgttttggGCAGCAGGGATGCAGGGGGGCATGTGGGGTGCTGTTTATTGTTACTGGATTATAAACTCTGGGAGGGGCCGAGGGGACAGAGACGAAAACTTAATTTCTCCTTTCCCCATTTTGATTGCAGTTTAAACAACATGTTcagagggtggggtgggggcattCAGCGTGGCAGACGTGTGCTGGCCCATCAGCTGATGGCGAGTCCTAAAGCACAGCCAGGCAGCCAGCAGATTAAGAGGCagatgtttttactttttcttaaAAGATCACCCTGAAGGACTACGTGTTCAGGACAGACATGACTTTTGCCTTCTGTGGTGTATAAACAAGATTGCATGTAAAACGTACTGTGAAGAAGTTGGGGACCCACGGTGTCACGTGGTGAAACCCTGCAACGTTTTCTTACGCCTGCATCGTCTGCAGGGCGCGTGGCCTAGTTACAACGGCTCATCACACATGTCGTGAGCTTGCCGTCAGTGGACCATCATTCCCAAATCCCACAGAAAGGGAAGAATGCAGCTCTAATGCATTCCTGCACTGATGAGACATTTCGTTACTTGCGTT
This window encodes:
- the fancc gene encoding Fanconi anemia group C protein isoform X2 — protein: MTAPSELQLSFWMDKAVKWGQATTPSAQQDMSKHLGSLRSFLQQLLHTLQLTSSATEAVKSLPFVGQFLGRLCWNPYVTADGESCSLLLQCVCCLYSAEPRNALEQRANDWIRNLLCHLTSAEEGGVIYALERFAGIAPHHCSSQALQKMVALLTEEVSVSCSPAVHSLDRCLCDSIHAVSVACVPLITCPEAAPLIGALLKRRISCGCSHLSEEFIEAVSTALLSKTLVLEDMAVIALWCHSLSSLEGAVLSLLESVLSDPGAVLQRLEEVVSSSFLPKASAQHCCIFLIVNDVFRNVLMAMEENVAVGALIQVFTSCFLRSHSAQKQQERLPLRAFFPHVPQNLLTPLLTEPSEVPRQAWLEHVSWIGRLLHSMSREADQVEEKGDSPRQRRALFEAWFLLAQRGHWVDVAAELLVSVDAEQSEPLLCLLTFYHHPTDRGHQSSQQIMAAREAWGRMRILFLAHTLPPERLSSMNKLLSSATSANLLLRLLLSFAIFCPAFTSTAVKVLQKVLTQAELKRRAEWLLASAWHRLSRGGALDAALQDRLRALQDSLLPEHISRCT